One window from the genome of Streptomyces cadmiisoli encodes:
- a CDS encoding DUF6325 family protein codes for MNEDLLEMGPVDYLIVEFPGNRMTGEGLPLLVDLVDRGIIRLIDLVFIRKDTDGSVTAVELRELGDEVDLTVFEGASSGLLDQGDLDEAGAALEPGNSAAVVVYENVWAAPLAAALRRGGARLVASGRIPVQDVLATLEAADATSSGGFGGV; via the coding sequence ATGAACGAGGATCTTCTGGAAATGGGGCCCGTCGACTACTTGATCGTCGAGTTCCCCGGAAACCGTATGACGGGCGAGGGCCTTCCCCTCCTCGTCGACCTGGTCGATCGCGGCATCATCCGCCTCATCGACCTCGTCTTCATCCGCAAGGACACCGACGGCTCCGTCACCGCGGTGGAACTGCGCGAACTCGGAGACGAAGTCGATCTGACCGTCTTCGAGGGTGCCTCCTCCGGGCTGCTCGACCAGGGTGACCTGGACGAGGCCGGAGCGGCACTGGAGCCCGGCAACTCCGCCGCCGTCGTCGTGTACGAGAACGTGTGGGCCGCGCCTCTGGCCGCCGCGCTCAGGCGCGGCGGGGCCCGACTGGTGGCGAGCGGCCGCATCCCCGTGCAGGACGTGCTGGCCACGCTGGAGGCGGCCGACGCGACATCGTCGGGAGGATTCGGCGGCGTCTGA
- a CDS encoding GAP family protein: protein MVLDLFLIALAITLNPIPMMAFVLVVASARGVLKGLAFILGWLACFVVVIAVVLALTGGQPPPPRSPPSTAVLALKLLIGVGLVLYGVRRHRRRRHAGDGTPGGATEAAPDRGPGQADQADQAGPSGRSASGSPPRSGSGASFGSRMDRGSVPAAAGLAMFLQPWGLVAAGAVTVVEANVSHASTWLALFGFCLLSTASLLAAELYVVFSPTAAQRRLLALRAWMENHEQQAIVVGSLVIGLWLTGKSIYQLTS from the coding sequence ATGGTCCTCGACCTGTTCCTCATCGCCCTGGCCATCACCCTCAACCCCATCCCCATGATGGCGTTCGTCCTGGTGGTGGCATCGGCGCGGGGGGTGTTGAAGGGTCTCGCCTTCATCCTGGGATGGCTGGCGTGCTTCGTCGTGGTGATCGCCGTCGTCCTGGCGCTGACGGGCGGGCAGCCACCACCGCCCCGGTCCCCTCCGTCCACGGCGGTCCTCGCGCTCAAGCTGCTCATCGGTGTGGGGCTGGTGCTCTACGGCGTACGCCGCCACCGGCGCCGGCGGCACGCGGGGGACGGCACGCCGGGTGGGGCCACCGAAGCGGCACCGGACCGCGGTCCCGGCCAGGCCGACCAGGCCGACCAGGCCGGACCGTCCGGCCGATCGGCGTCCGGCTCCCCGCCGCGGTCGGGGTCCGGCGCGTCTTTCGGATCCCGGATGGACCGCGGCTCCGTCCCGGCCGCCGCGGGACTGGCCATGTTCCTGCAGCCGTGGGGACTCGTCGCCGCGGGCGCCGTGACCGTCGTGGAAGCGAACGTCTCCCACGCGTCCACCTGGCTGGCGCTGTTCGGCTTCTGCCTGCTCTCCACCGCGAGCCTGCTCGCCGCCGAGCTGTATGTGGTGTTCTCTCCGACGGCGGCCCAGCGCCGGCTTCTGGCGCTCCGGGCCTGGATGGAGAACCACGAGCAGCAGGCGATCGTCGTCGGCAGTCTCGTGATCGGCCTGTGGCTGACGGGAAAGAGCATCTACCAGCTCACCAGTTGA